Proteins encoded in a region of the Zea mays cultivar B73 chromosome 4, Zm-B73-REFERENCE-NAM-5.0, whole genome shotgun sequence genome:
- the LOC103653571 gene encoding uncharacterized protein isoform X1, which yields MREQDPEKKYPHRVVLYINTHKSNITKNTNPHVVALKELLVQEPSLADTSHGKVAWKGDALSQILGEEKPGHIHGIGLVPNPDQVFGGSTSRHLKHLNLTSLDATSSEDVVSLRLQVEKLIDRVQKQDDTILNLQNTLELQKSHHECLDEPLSASKDLQPTMNQKVNLLDELNSTMADEIKHDGYEELQAQCKKSKIQEKGKPPMPRGGLQGGRVSTSLNVKNRSNAAKVMNQDTARNSSNHEPYKNKGSLENYLPSTKDDQSTSKRKRVYGQFQSEEFWTLDENHETIKPLRGDTLQPSRISTGLKVTFFYFPILHHL from the exons ATG AGAGAACAAGATCCAGAAAAGAAATACCCCCATAGGGTTGTATTGTATATCAATACACACAAGAGTAACATCACAAAGAACACAAACCCACATGTG GTTGCGTTGAAGGAACTATTAGTGCAAGAACCAAGTTTAGCTGACACTAGTCATGGAAAGGTTGCATGGAAAGGAGATGCGCTTAGCCAAATTTTAGGAGAAGAGAAGCCTGGCCATATCCATGGTATTGGCCTTGTTCCGAATCCAGATCAAGTGTTTGGTGGATCAACTTCAAGGCATCTAAAACATCTTAATTTAACCTCTTTGGATGCAACATCAAGTGAAGATGTAGTATCTCTTCGACTTCAAGTGGAAAAACTTATAGATCGTGTCCAGAAGCAAGATGATACTATACTAAATTTGCAAAATACCTTGGAACTGCAAAAAAGTCACCAT GAATGTCTAGATGAACCTTTGTCGGCATCAAAAGATCTTCAGCCGACTATGAATCAAAAAGTTAATCTTCTTGATGAACTGAATAGCACAATG GCGGATGAAATCAAACATGATGGGTACGAGGAGCTGCAGGCCCAGTGCAAAAAATCTAAAATTCAAGAAAAG GGCAAGCCACCAATGCCACGAGGAGGACTCCAAGGTGGTAGAGTTTCTACATCGTTAAATGTAAAAAATAGAAGTAATGCAGCCAAG GTGATGAACCAGGACACTGCTCGAAATTCCTCTAATCATGAACCATACAAGAACAAG GGTTCTCTAGAAAATTATTTGCCAAGTACTAAAGACGATCAGTCTACATCAAAACGAAAA CGAGTATATGGTCAATTTCAAAGTGAGGAATTTTGGACACTTGACGAAAATCATGAGACG ATCAAGCCACTACGAGGAGACACATTACAACCTAGTAGGATTTCAACAGGACTGAAGGTCACTTTTTTCTATTTCCCTATCTTACATCATTTATAA
- the LOC103653571 gene encoding uncharacterized protein isoform X2, translating to MREQDPEKKYPHRVVLYINTHKSNITKNTNPHVVALKELLVQEPSLADTSHGKVAWKGDALSQILGEEKPGHIHGIGLVPNPDQVFGGSTSRHLKHLNLTSLDATSSEDVVSLRLQVEKLIDRVQKQDDTILNLQNTLELQKSHHECLDEPLSASKDLQPTMNQKVNLLDELNSTMADEIKHDGYEELQAQCKKSKIQEKGKPPMPRGGLQGGRVSTSLNVKNRSNAAKVMNQDTARNSSNHEPYKNKGSLENYLPSTKDDQSTSKRKRVYGQFQSEEFWTLDENHETCRSSHYEETHYNLVGFQQD from the exons ATG AGAGAACAAGATCCAGAAAAGAAATACCCCCATAGGGTTGTATTGTATATCAATACACACAAGAGTAACATCACAAAGAACACAAACCCACATGTG GTTGCGTTGAAGGAACTATTAGTGCAAGAACCAAGTTTAGCTGACACTAGTCATGGAAAGGTTGCATGGAAAGGAGATGCGCTTAGCCAAATTTTAGGAGAAGAGAAGCCTGGCCATATCCATGGTATTGGCCTTGTTCCGAATCCAGATCAAGTGTTTGGTGGATCAACTTCAAGGCATCTAAAACATCTTAATTTAACCTCTTTGGATGCAACATCAAGTGAAGATGTAGTATCTCTTCGACTTCAAGTGGAAAAACTTATAGATCGTGTCCAGAAGCAAGATGATACTATACTAAATTTGCAAAATACCTTGGAACTGCAAAAAAGTCACCAT GAATGTCTAGATGAACCTTTGTCGGCATCAAAAGATCTTCAGCCGACTATGAATCAAAAAGTTAATCTTCTTGATGAACTGAATAGCACAATG GCGGATGAAATCAAACATGATGGGTACGAGGAGCTGCAGGCCCAGTGCAAAAAATCTAAAATTCAAGAAAAG GGCAAGCCACCAATGCCACGAGGAGGACTCCAAGGTGGTAGAGTTTCTACATCGTTAAATGTAAAAAATAGAAGTAATGCAGCCAAG GTGATGAACCAGGACACTGCTCGAAATTCCTCTAATCATGAACCATACAAGAACAAG GGTTCTCTAGAAAATTATTTGCCAAGTACTAAAGACGATCAGTCTACATCAAAACGAAAA CGAGTATATGGTCAATTTCAAAGTGAGGAATTTTGGACACTTGACGAAAATCATGAGACG TGTAGATCAAGCCACTACGAGGAGACACATTACAACCTAGTAGGATTTCAACAGGACTGA